A window from Pseudobutyrivibrio ruminis HUN009 encodes these proteins:
- a CDS encoding HD domain-containing phosphohydrolase gives MKKFDKNVFLNFITMIGGVTVNFLLSFLMYKMGLPMYLDSIGTIATAAVCGMLPGILVAVITNLVCCIYNPLAIYYAILSVLMAIVTSIYTHRNYLKKKTRVAEYLLILALIAGGLGAGVQLLLLHHPQYDEVSQVSEYISTRYSINAYVCFFAVNIILNLIDKGLSAGIVFGVLRLVPQKNLDEIWDIGWQQRPLSAIDMKRMKIASKKNSAKLQKRVSSMLITAAITMSVIMSVISVQLFYSDVKERYIANATGAVKMAAKVINPDRIDAYVIKGHELSDYIETENALYDIRANFEGVEYLYVIRMKKDGCQVVFDLATEEVEPYDNGDMIPFEEAFEPYLDDLFAGKEIEPVESDDISGWIITKYYPVKDAEGNTVCYVAADVQIKYLSGYLKDYIIKTFLIFSGFFLLILAYGMWLSRYHLVYPINSMAAYTSDFMTENDNQAALEENVRRIKALDIHTGDEIENLYKALCKMTESTAEKMKDVRQQAKAINQMQSGLIITMADLVENRDSDTGYHILKTADYVKIILEGLQKKGYYSKKLTPKFISDVEMSAPLHDIGKINIPDAVLNKPGKLTDEEYEIMKTHTTAGKQIMEKAISTVKGESYLKEARNMAAYHHEKWDGSGYPEGLKGEVIPLSARIMAVADVFDALTARRVYKEPMPFEKAMDIIMKDSGTHFDPKCVEVFVESEKEVRRVLKKYQE, from the coding sequence ATGAAAAAATTTGATAAAAATGTTTTTTTGAATTTCATAACAATGATTGGCGGCGTTACTGTTAATTTCTTGCTTTCATTCCTGATGTATAAAATGGGGCTGCCAATGTATTTGGATTCTATTGGAACGATTGCAACAGCAGCGGTATGCGGCATGCTGCCAGGTATTTTAGTGGCAGTTATAACAAATCTTGTTTGCTGCATATATAATCCTCTTGCGATATATTACGCTATCCTAAGTGTTCTTATGGCAATTGTTACATCTATTTATACTCATCGTAATTATTTAAAAAAGAAAACTCGTGTTGCAGAATATCTTCTGATTCTGGCGTTAATTGCAGGGGGACTGGGAGCAGGTGTGCAGCTTTTGTTGTTACATCATCCACAATATGACGAGGTATCACAGGTTAGTGAATATATTTCAACTAGATATTCTATCAATGCATATGTTTGCTTTTTTGCAGTTAACATAATTCTAAACCTAATAGATAAAGGCTTATCTGCAGGAATTGTTTTTGGGGTCCTTAGATTAGTTCCACAGAAAAATCTTGATGAGATTTGGGACATTGGATGGCAACAGCGTCCTTTATCAGCTATAGATATGAAGAGGATGAAAATAGCCTCAAAAAAGAATAGTGCTAAATTACAAAAAAGAGTTTCAAGTATGCTCATTACTGCAGCAATAACTATGTCTGTGATAATGAGTGTAATTAGCGTGCAGCTATTCTATTCTGATGTTAAAGAGCGTTACATCGCCAATGCAACAGGCGCCGTTAAAATGGCGGCAAAGGTGATTAATCCAGATAGAATTGATGCTTATGTTATCAAAGGACATGAATTAAGTGATTACATAGAAACAGAAAATGCTTTGTATGACATCAGGGCAAATTTTGAGGGCGTAGAGTATCTTTATGTAATCAGAATGAAAAAAGACGGCTGTCAGGTGGTGTTTGATTTGGCTACCGAGGAGGTAGAGCCATATGACAATGGAGATATGATTCCATTTGAAGAAGCCTTTGAGCCTTATTTGGATGATTTATTTGCTGGCAAGGAAATTGAGCCAGTAGAATCAGATGATATATCGGGGTGGATAATCACTAAGTATTACCCGGTAAAAGATGCTGAGGGAAACACTGTTTGTTATGTTGCAGCAGATGTACAAATTAAATATCTTTCGGGCTATCTGAAGGATTATATTATAAAAACATTTTTGATATTCTCCGGATTTTTCTTACTAATACTGGCTTATGGTATGTGGCTATCCAGATATCATTTAGTTTATCCAATAAACAGTATGGCTGCCTATACAAGTGATTTTATGACGGAAAATGACAATCAGGCTGCGCTGGAAGAAAATGTACGAAGGATAAAAGCACTAGATATCCACACTGGAGATGAAATTGAAAATCTGTATAAGGCGCTTTGCAAAATGACGGAAAGCACAGCGGAAAAAATGAAGGATGTTCGTCAGCAGGCAAAAGCTATCAACCAAATGCAATCGGGTCTTATCATTACGATGGCGGATTTAGTTGAAAATAGAGATTCGGACACAGGATATCATATTCTGAAAACTGCAGATTATGTAAAGATTATATTAGAGGGACTTCAGAAGAAAGGCTATTATTCTAAAAAGCTCACTCCAAAGTTTATCTCAGATGTGGAAATGTCAGCACCTTTGCATGATATAGGGAAAATAAATATACCTGATGCTGTGTTAAATAAGCCAGGAAAGCTTACAGATGAGGAATATGAGATTATGAAAACTCATACCACAGCAGGTAAGCAGATTATGGAGAAGGCAATAAGTACAGTTAAGGGTGAAAGCTATTTAAAAGAGGCAAGAAACATGGCTGCTTACCATCATGAAAAATGGGATGGTAGTGGATATCCAGAAGGATTAAAAGGGGAAGTTATACCTCTTTCAGCAAGAATAATGGCAGTGGCAGATGTCTTTGATGCCTTGACAGCAAGAAGAGTTTATAAGGAACCAATGCCATTTGAAAAAGCTATGGATATTATTATGAAGGACTCAGGAACACACTTTGATCCTAAATGTGTTGAGGTATTTGTGGAATCAGAAAAAGAAGTTAGAAGAGTCTTAAAGAAGTATCAGGAATAA
- a CDS encoding two-component regulator propeller domain-containing protein produces MKHNSSRKCFAIGIAATIFMATNVFESPYIYASNVEDVDEVSSATENLEKNGGGYAISNQLEGVGYAVRLYDATNGLPTSDANCVLADSNGYIWIGSYGGVIKYDGTTFERQDSSDGLTSAKALYEDSNGRIWVGTNDNGIVVIEEDKRTQYTYKDGLPASTIRSIAEDENGSIYVGTTNGICYFDSDFNIYNIDDSQLLNKYISYLYADSQGRIIGNTRDGDVFVIKNNRVVFFWTSQEIISNTVSIVGMDPDNADGIYLGDDSGFLYHGSISDGLKNLETIDLSADTTKLSNITYVCGRIWITSDNVLGYLDADKEFHVVETSPLYSTVETITADYQGNLWLASTRQGVAEVVTSNFQNITDLAGLEQEVVNSTCLYKDNIYIGTDKGLHILDGDFHVVENDLTNLLIDTRIRCLMEDEHSNLWISTYTNGFGLICYGADGQITQYNEDNGFISNGIRCTFMLTDGSIAVGTNKGVAIIENGLVRETITADDGLENEVCLSVTEGINGNIYIGTDGAGIFEYDGIGLSKIGRDEGLTSDVILRIKPDKNKNVDWVITSNSIEYIKNGEIYCVKTFPYNNNFDIFWDNNDNYWVLSSYGLYCIEADMMLDDSIVDYSLYNTASGLTSIPTGNAYSVLDENGNLYIAGRSGVNLVNINNYFKQTSEIKIRVKDITYDGISVLPDEDGKYIIPADAGRIQMNAAILNYTLSDPMVRIYLEGDSSEGITAVQSELDSLEYTGLAYGEYTLHLQIIDDATGTIYQDSTYSVEKKPHIFELMVVKILLLIFVALLVALFVWRLMTNTIIRRQYKEIQAAKEEAERANSAKSRFLANMSHEIRTPINTILGMDEMILREDAKGVDKKYFTSVINYALDIRSSAETLLGLINDILDLSKIESGKMHLIEQEYKPAEQIRSMTKMIRVRSDQKGLSFDLDIDENIPCKLYGDFGKIKQVVLNLLTNAVKYTDEGGFSLSVAVIEQTMGKCKLKFAVKDTGIGVKPEDMDKLFSAFERLDEEKNNGIQGTGLGLDISKQFAELMNGTLTCESEYGTGSTFTFIVEQEIVDATPIGDFNEDDALVVNGPYVPSFVAPDASVLVVDDNPMNLSVIKGLLRDTKVFVTTAESGEECLEKLKFGEYDVVFLDHLMPGMDGIETISKIREQNPELPVYAFTANFVAEGDDFYESHGFNGYLTKPIDGIALEKTIRKHIKDEIVMESNQGKLK; encoded by the coding sequence ATGAAACATAATAGCAGCAGGAAATGTTTTGCCATTGGAATAGCAGCAACTATATTTATGGCTACAAATGTTTTTGAATCGCCTTACATATATGCATCAAATGTAGAAGATGTAGATGAGGTTTCTTCTGCTACGGAAAATTTAGAAAAAAATGGTGGAGGCTATGCTATTTCCAATCAGTTGGAGGGAGTAGGATATGCGGTCAGGCTTTATGATGCTACAAATGGACTTCCTACGTCAGATGCAAACTGTGTTCTTGCTGATAGCAATGGCTATATATGGATAGGAAGCTATGGCGGCGTAATAAAATACGATGGTACAACATTTGAAAGACAGGACTCTTCAGATGGGTTGACCAGTGCAAAAGCCTTATACGAAGATAGTAATGGAAGAATATGGGTAGGTACAAATGACAATGGTATTGTTGTTATAGAGGAAGATAAAAGAACACAATATACATACAAGGATGGTTTGCCTGCATCCACAATACGCTCTATTGCTGAGGATGAAAATGGTTCGATTTATGTAGGAACAACAAATGGTATTTGTTATTTTGATTCAGATTTTAATATATACAACATTGATGATAGCCAATTACTTAATAAATACATTAGTTACCTGTACGCAGATTCTCAAGGAAGAATCATAGGAAATACAAGGGATGGAGATGTATTTGTCATAAAGAACAATAGGGTTGTTTTCTTTTGGACAAGTCAGGAAATAATAAGTAATACAGTATCTATTGTTGGAATGGATCCAGACAATGCAGATGGCATTTACCTTGGCGACGATTCTGGATTTTTGTATCATGGAAGCATTTCAGATGGATTAAAAAATCTAGAGACAATAGATTTATCAGCAGATACAACAAAGCTATCTAATATTACATATGTCTGTGGACGAATATGGATAACAAGTGACAATGTTTTAGGATATTTGGATGCTGACAAAGAATTCCATGTAGTTGAGACCAGTCCGTTGTATAGCACTGTTGAAACTATAACAGCTGATTATCAGGGCAATCTGTGGCTGGCATCAACAAGACAAGGTGTTGCGGAGGTGGTCACCAGTAATTTCCAGAATATAACAGATTTGGCGGGCCTTGAGCAAGAAGTAGTAAATTCCACTTGCTTGTATAAAGATAATATTTATATTGGAACAGATAAAGGTCTGCATATTTTAGATGGTGATTTTCATGTGGTAGAAAACGACCTGACGAATTTACTAATCGACACACGTATTCGTTGCCTCATGGAGGATGAACATTCAAATCTGTGGATATCTACATACACAAATGGATTTGGTTTGATTTGTTACGGCGCGGATGGACAGATAACACAGTACAACGAGGATAATGGTTTTATTAGTAATGGTATCCGTTGCACTTTTATGCTAACAGATGGTTCTATTGCAGTTGGCACAAATAAAGGTGTAGCGATTATTGAAAATGGACTTGTAAGAGAAACAATTACAGCAGATGATGGGTTGGAAAATGAGGTCTGTCTGTCTGTAACAGAGGGAATAAACGGAAACATATACATTGGCACCGATGGCGCGGGTATATTTGAATATGATGGTATTGGGCTATCTAAAATAGGAAGAGATGAGGGATTAACATCTGATGTCATTCTTAGAATAAAGCCTGATAAAAATAAAAATGTTGATTGGGTCATCACTTCTAACTCAATCGAGTATATAAAAAATGGAGAAATATATTGTGTTAAGACATTTCCTTATAACAATAACTTCGATATATTTTGGGATAATAATGATAATTACTGGGTTCTATCTTCATATGGATTATACTGCATTGAAGCAGATATGATGCTTGATGATTCAATTGTAGACTACTCACTGTACAACACTGCCAGTGGCTTGACTAGTATACCAACAGGAAATGCGTATAGTGTTTTAGATGAAAATGGAAATCTGTATATAGCTGGACGAAGTGGAGTTAATCTAGTTAATATCAACAATTATTTTAAACAAACCAGCGAAATAAAAATCAGGGTAAAGGACATTACGTATGATGGAATCAGTGTGCTTCCTGATGAAGATGGTAAATACATTATTCCTGCCGATGCAGGCAGAATTCAAATGAATGCTGCTATTTTAAATTATACTTTGTCTGATCCTATGGTAAGGATATACCTCGAAGGAGATTCTAGTGAGGGTATTACTGCTGTTCAGAGTGAATTAGATTCTCTTGAATATACTGGTTTGGCATATGGAGAGTATACTCTTCATTTACAGATTATTGATGATGCTACAGGAACAATATATCAGGATTCCACATACAGCGTGGAAAAGAAACCACATATTTTTGAGCTGATGGTTGTAAAGATTTTACTATTAATATTTGTGGCTCTTTTGGTGGCGCTATTTGTATGGAGATTGATGACAAATACCATAATACGAAGACAGTATAAAGAAATCCAGGCTGCCAAAGAAGAAGCAGAAAGAGCGAATAGTGCGAAATCCCGTTTCTTAGCCAATATGTCGCATGAAATACGTACGCCTATTAACACTATTCTTGGAATGGATGAAATGATTCTTAGAGAGGATGCTAAAGGTGTAGACAAAAAGTATTTTACGTCTGTAATTAATTACGCATTGGATATTCGATCTTCAGCAGAAACACTGTTAGGCTTGATAAATGACATTTTGGATCTTTCTAAGATAGAGTCAGGAAAAATGCATCTTATTGAGCAGGAGTATAAGCCTGCCGAACAAATACGTTCCATGACCAAAATGATTAGGGTAAGAAGCGACCAAAAAGGTCTGAGCTTTGATTTGGATATTGATGAAAATATTCCATGCAAGCTATATGGTGATTTTGGAAAGATAAAGCAGGTAGTTCTTAATCTGCTTACAAATGCAGTTAAATATACAGATGAGGGAGGTTTTTCATTGTCTGTAGCTGTGATTGAACAGACAATGGGAAAGTGTAAGCTAAAGTTTGCAGTAAAAGATACTGGTATTGGAGTAAAGCCTGAGGATATGGATAAATTATTTTCGGCTTTTGAAAGACTGGATGAAGAAAAAAATAATGGAATTCAAGGTACTGGACTGGGGCTTGATATTTCAAAACAGTTTGCAGAGTTAATGAATGGCACATTAACCTGCGAGAGTGAATATGGAACAGGCTCTACATTTACATTTATAGTAGAGCAGGAAATTGTTGATGCAACTCCTATAGGTGATTTTAACGAAGACGATGCTTTGGTGGTTAATGGTCCTTATGTGCCATCTTTCGTTGCACCAGATGCTTCAGTGCTTGTTGTTGATGACAATCCTATGAACCTGAGTGTTATAAAGGGGTTATTGAGAGATACAAAAGTTTTTGTTACTACCGCAGAATCTGGTGAGGAATGCTTGGAAAAACTTAAATTTGGAGAGTATGATGTTGTATTCCTGGATCATCTTATGCCAGGAATGGATGGAATAGAAACAATCTCAAAAATAAGAGAACAAAATCCTGAGCTTCCGGTCTATGCCTTTACTGCAAATTTTGTTGCAGAAGGAGATGATTTTTATGAATCACATGGATTTAATGGATATTTAACAAAACCAATAGATGGAATAGCTTTAGAGAAGACCATTCGAAAGCATATAAAAGATGAGATAGTAATGGAAAGTAACCAGGGGAAACTAAAGTGA
- a CDS encoding response regulator: protein MTLQLITILKYKKALLRTEYIPVILFVGFPYIATIIQIFAYGLSLTNISMVGMVVLLYFFEIKNLNTLQEAKQKAEEANTAKSRFLANISHEIRTPINTIMGMNEMILREDATEVPRKYYQNITEFAKSIHVASESLLSLVNDILDISQIESGKMKLDEHEYDLESFLRNIITNIRKKCEEKDLQFIVDIDKNLPQKVFGDVNKIRQIVFNMLTNAVKNTEEGSIQFIVKLVERKQEDCKISFIITDTGIGMKTEEKERLFSAFELMDVVKNSNIQGSGLGLDISRHFATMMDGKLDCDSEYGKGTTFTFEISQKVIDNELLGDFDEKLEEIPKGNYIPRFIAPDVSVLVVDDNPMNLSVIKGLLSATKMYIVTALSGEECLEKIEEANYDIVLLDHMMPGMDGLETAKRIREKHKRLPVIALTANYISNGDEFYTSHGFDSYLPKPVDGATLEKTIREFLPSNLVMDVDASDMPVQSMELPTEYQWIDSVEGISVEDGIRFSGGAEGFINALKMFVETLEGNIDVIQKAFNERDLKFYTVKVHALKSSARIIGAMELSNQAKKLEDAGKAGDIDYILNNNNKLLDAYKSFQDRFSGLFYKEDDKNKPLLPPEELNEAINAIKELVPQMDYDAIEMVMEQIHEYKLEEKDAKAFADIEKALKTFDWDKMEELLNNM, encoded by the coding sequence TTGACACTTCAATTAATAACGATTTTAAAGTACAAAAAGGCATTATTAAGAACGGAATATATACCAGTAATACTATTTGTCGGTTTCCCATATATAGCTACCATAATACAAATATTTGCTTATGGTCTGTCACTTACAAATATTTCTATGGTAGGAATGGTTGTGCTTTTGTATTTCTTTGAGATTAAAAATCTCAATACATTACAGGAAGCAAAGCAAAAAGCAGAAGAAGCAAACACAGCAAAATCCCGTTTCTTGGCAAATATATCACATGAAATACGTACTCCTATTAATACAATAATGGGAATGAATGAGATGATATTAAGGGAGGACGCAACTGAAGTACCTAGAAAGTATTATCAGAATATAACGGAATTTGCCAAATCAATACATGTTGCATCAGAATCCTTGCTCAGTCTGGTAAATGATATTTTAGATATTTCACAGATTGAGTCAGGAAAAATGAAGTTGGATGAGCATGAATATGATTTGGAAAGCTTTTTAAGAAATATTATTACCAACATAAGAAAAAAGTGCGAGGAAAAGGACTTACAGTTTATTGTAGACATTGATAAGAATCTTCCACAAAAAGTCTTTGGAGATGTAAACAAGATTAGGCAGATAGTTTTTAATATGCTGACAAACGCTGTAAAGAATACAGAGGAGGGCTCTATACAATTCATTGTAAAACTGGTGGAGCGCAAGCAGGAGGATTGCAAAATATCATTTATTATAACTGACACTGGAATAGGAATGAAAACCGAAGAAAAGGAAAGATTATTTTCGGCTTTTGAATTAATGGATGTTGTAAAAAATAGCAATATTCAAGGTTCTGGTTTAGGGTTAGATATATCACGTCATTTTGCAACCATGATGGATGGAAAACTGGATTGTGACAGTGAATATGGTAAAGGGACAACATTTACTTTTGAGATATCACAGAAGGTTATCGATAACGAGCTTTTGGGAGATTTTGATGAGAAGCTGGAAGAAATACCTAAGGGAAATTATATTCCAAGATTTATTGCTCCTGATGTAAGTGTGCTTGTTGTTGATGATAATCCAATGAATTTATCAGTTATAAAGGGGCTACTTTCGGCAACAAAGATGTATATTGTGACCGCCTTGTCTGGTGAAGAGTGTTTGGAAAAAATAGAGGAGGCAAATTACGATATTGTTCTTTTAGACCATATGATGCCTGGTATGGATGGGTTAGAGACAGCAAAAAGAATTCGTGAGAAACATAAAAGACTGCCAGTTATAGCACTTACAGCAAACTATATTTCCAACGGAGATGAATTCTATACATCCCATGGATTTGATAGCTATCTTCCAAAGCCAGTAGACGGAGCAACATTAGAAAAAACTATTAGGGAGTTTTTACCTAGCAATTTGGTTATGGATGTTGATGCATCAGATATGCCAGTTCAATCTATGGAATTACCAACGGAATATCAGTGGATTGATTCTGTAGAGGGAATATCAGTAGAGGATGGCATACGTTTCAGCGGAGGAGCAGAAGGGTTTATAAATGCTCTAAAAATGTTTGTGGAAACGCTGGAAGGAAATATCGATGTAATACAAAAGGCATTTAATGAAAGGGATCTTAAGTTTTACACAGTAAAGGTTCATGCACTAAAGAGTTCAGCCAGAATAATAGGTGCCATGGAATTATCAAATCAGGCTAAAAAACTTGAGGATGCAGGAAAAGCTGGAGATATTGATTATATTCTAAATAACAATAATAAATTATTAGATGCATATAAATCATTCCAGGATAGATTTTCAGGATTATTTTATAAAGAAGATGACAAAAATAAACCTTTATTACCGCCAGAAGAATTAAATGAGGCAATCAATGCCATTAAAGAACTTGTTCCACAAATGGATTATGATGCTATCGAAATGGTAATGGAGCAGATACATGAATATAAGCTTGAAGAAAAAGATGCAAAGGCTTTTGCAGATATAGAAAAGGCATTAAAAACATTTGACTGGGACAAAATGGAAGAATTATTAAACAATATGTAA
- a CDS encoding response regulator, with translation MGQDKILILGSKESFIIRVLLKKLADAGIDAEFTTLSVEKINDYWEDISLVTFYMEQDERLDDEIRTFLVDKMEDDDKQIILIGEPNDTGDVAKGIPSDLIFEILPRPLDYSNYINIVNTYTKKAATGELKKSILVVDDDPNYMNLVREWLKDTYKVSMATSGLRAIKWLGANKVDLILLDYEMPVTDGPQVLEMLRADDDTKDIPVMFLTGRDDKESVMAVVSLKPEGYFLKTIGKDELLNKLKIYFMSKE, from the coding sequence ATGGGGCAAGACAAAATTTTAATTTTAGGTTCAAAGGAATCATTTATTATTCGAGTACTTTTAAAGAAACTGGCAGATGCTGGCATTGATGCTGAGTTTACAACTCTTTCGGTAGAAAAGATAAATGATTATTGGGAGGATATTTCGCTTGTTACATTTTATATGGAACAGGATGAAAGACTCGATGATGAAATAAGAACATTTCTTGTAGATAAGATGGAGGATGATGACAAACAAATCATTCTCATTGGCGAACCCAATGATACAGGTGATGTAGCAAAGGGAATACCATCGGATTTGATTTTTGAAATACTACCAAGGCCGCTAGATTATTCTAATTATATTAATATCGTAAATACGTATACAAAGAAGGCCGCAACAGGCGAGTTGAAAAAGAGCATTCTAGTAGTAGATGATGATCCTAATTACATGAATCTTGTTCGAGAATGGTTGAAAGATACCTACAAGGTTTCTATGGCAACTTCCGGGCTTAGAGCAATTAAATGGCTTGGAGCGAACAAAGTGGATTTGATTCTGCTTGACTATGAAATGCCAGTAACTGATGGTCCTCAGGTTCTAGAAATGCTTAGAGCTGACGACGATACAAAGGATATTCCGGTAATGTTTCTAACAGGACGAGATGATAAAGAGAGTGTTATGGCAGTTGTGTCATTAAAACCAGAAGGCTATTTTTTGAAAACGATAGGAAAAGATGAATTATTAAACAAGCTTAAGATTTATTTTATGTCGAAGGAATAG